A single genomic interval of Zingiber officinale cultivar Zhangliang chromosome 4A, Zo_v1.1, whole genome shotgun sequence harbors:
- the LOC121969721 gene encoding thioredoxin-like protein CDSP32, chloroplastic, whose amino-acid sequence MAAINLTFLSCKPSLPYSSFRTKIDHSSVSLFSAARKLRSDRHKSQIKPARASSSTKGTTKTPSKSADDKKSKDERVQKVHSVEEFDAALRAAKNRLVVVEYAASHSENSQRIYPCMVELSRACGDVEFLLVMGDESDEMRALCRREGIDRVPHFSFYKSMEKIHEEEGIGPDRLVGDVLYYGDNHSAVEQLHSRADVEALIERERGAEGRLVVLDVGLKHCGPCVKVYPTVLKLSRSMAGTVVFARMNGDENDSCMEFLRDMDVVEVPTFLFIKDGDIRGRYVGSGKGELVGEILRYQGVRVTY is encoded by the coding sequence ATGGCGGCCATTAACCTCACCTTCCTCTCCTGCAAGCCTTCTCTTCCATATTCTTCCTTCCGGACCAAGATAGATCATTCCTCTGTCTCACTCTTCTCCGCGGCGAGGAAACTGAGATCAGACCGACACAAATCCCAAATCAAACCAGCGCGCGCCTCGTCGTCGACAAAAGGAACCACGAAGACCCCTTCGAAGTCGGCGGACGACAAGAAAAGCAAGGACGAGCGGGTGCAGAAAGTTCACTCAGTGGAGGAGTTCGACGCGGCGCTGCGGGCGGCCAAGAACCGCCTGGTGGTGGTGGAGTACGCGGCCAGCCACAGCGAGAACAGCCAGCGCATCTACCCATGCATGGTGGAGCTGAGCCGCGCGTGCGGCGACGTGGAGTTCCTCCTCGTGATGGGCGACGAGTCTGACGAGATGCGCGCGCTGTGCCGCCGCGAGGGCATCGACCGCGTCCCCCACTTCTCCTTCTACAAGTCGATGGAGAAGATCCACGAGGAGGAGGGCATCGGGCCGGACCGGCTGGTGGGCGACGTGCTGTACTACGGCGACAACCACTCGGCGGTGGAGCAGCTGCACTCGCGGGCGGACGTGGAGGCGCTGATCGAGCGGGAGCGCGGGGCGGAGGGCAGGTTGGTGGTGCTCGACGTAGGGCTCAAGCACTGCGGGCCCTGCGTCAAGGTGTATCCTACAGTGCTCAAGCTGTCGCGCTCCATGGCCGGCACCGTCGTCTTCGCAAGAATGAACGGCGACGAAAACGACAGCTGCATGGAGTTTCTGAGGGACATGGACGTCGTCGAGGTGCCCACCTTCCTGTTCATCAAGGACGGCGACATCCGCGGGAGGTACGTCGGCTCCGGCAAAGGGGAGCTCGTCGGTGAGATCCTTAGATACCAAGGCGTGAGGGTCACTTATTAA